The DNA window TGAAGAAGGGCGACAAGATCCTCTTCGGCAAGTACAGCGGCACCGAGGTCAAGGTCGAGGACGAGGAGTACCTGATCCTGCGCGAGGACGACATCCTCGGCGTGATCGAGAAGTAGTTCCCGGCCGCCGCACGAACTGACGGATCACAACGGAGGATACGAAGACATGGCCAAGATGCTCAAGTACAACGAGGAGGGGCGCGCCGCCATCCTCAAGGGCGTGAACCAGCTGGCGAACGCGGTGAAGGTCACGCTCGGCCCCAAGGGCCGCAACGTCGTCATCGACAAGAAGTTCGGCTCGCCGACGATCACGAAGGACGGCGTCTCGGTCGCCAAGGAGATCGAGCTGCAGGACCCCTTCGAGAACATGGGCGCCCAGCTCGTGCGTGAGGTCGCCTCGAAGACCTCGGACGTCGCCGGCGACGGCACCACGACCGCGACCGTGCTCGCCCAGGCGATCTACGCCGAGGGCATCAAGAACGTCACGGCTGGCGCCAACCCGATGGACCTCAAGCGCGGCGTGGACCAGGCGGTGGAGGCGGTGGTCAAGCAGCTCAAGAAGCTCTCCAAGCCGATCAAGGACAAGAAGGAGATCTCGCAGGTCGGGTCGATCTCGGCGAACAACGACTCCACCATCGGCGACATCATCGCCGAGGCGATGGAGAAGGTCGGCAAGGACGGCGTGATCACGGTCGAGGAGGCCAAGGGCACCGAGACCAACCTCGAGGTCGTCGAGGGGATGCAGTTCGACCGCGGGTATCTCTCTCCGTACTTCGTGACCAAGCCGGAGCGGATGGAGGCGATCCTCGAGGACGCGTACATCCTCATCAACGAGAAGAAGATCTCCTCGATGAAGGACCTGCTGCCGATCCTCGAGCAGATCGCGAAGATGGGCAAGCCCCTGCTCATCCTGGCCGAGGAGGTCGAGGGCGAGGCGCTGGCGACGCTCGTCGTCAACAAGCTGCGCGGCACGCTGAACGCCGCGGCCGTCAAGGCCCCGGGCTTCGGCGACCGGCGCAAGGCGATGCTCGAGGACATCGCGATCCTCACCGGCGGCAAGCTGATCACCGAGGACCTCGGGATCAAGCTCGAGAACGTGAAGCTGGCGGACCTGGGCCGCGCCAAGCGGATCACGATCGACAAGGACAACACGACGATCGTCGAGGGCGCCGGCAAGCCGGGCGACATCGAGGGCCGCGTGAAGGTCATCCGCGCGCAGATCGAGGAGAGCACCTCGGACTACGACAAGGAGAAGCTCCAGGAGCGCCTCGCGAAGCTCGTCGGCGGCGTGGCGGTGATCAACGTCGGCGCCTCGACCGAGACCGAGATGAAGGAGAAGAAGGCCCGCGTCGAGGACGCGCTGAACGCGACGCGCGCGGCCGTTGAGGAGGGCATCGTCCCCGGCGGCGGCGTGGCGCTGCTGCGCTG is part of the bacterium genome and encodes:
- the groL gene encoding chaperonin GroEL (60 kDa chaperone family; promotes refolding of misfolded polypeptides especially under stressful conditions; forms two stacked rings of heptamers to form a barrel-shaped 14mer; ends can be capped by GroES; misfolded proteins enter the barrel where they are refolded when GroES binds) is translated as MAKMLKYNEEGRAAILKGVNQLANAVKVTLGPKGRNVVIDKKFGSPTITKDGVSVAKEIELQDPFENMGAQLVREVASKTSDVAGDGTTTATVLAQAIYAEGIKNVTAGANPMDLKRGVDQAVEAVVKQLKKLSKPIKDKKEISQVGSISANNDSTIGDIIAEAMEKVGKDGVITVEEAKGTETNLEVVEGMQFDRGYLSPYFVTKPERMEAILEDAYILINEKKISSMKDLLPILEQIAKMGKPLLILAEEVEGEALATLVVNKLRGTLNAAAVKAPGFGDRRKAMLEDIAILTGGKLITEDLGIKLENVKLADLGRAKRITIDKDNTTIVEGAGKPGDIEGRVKVIRAQIEESTSDYDKEKLQERLAKLVGGVAVINVGASTETEMKEKKARVEDALNATRAAVEEGIVPGGGVALLRCIPALDELKLAGDQAVGVGIVKRALEEPIRQIVVNAGVEGAVIVQEVKKNKKASYGFNAASEEYGDMIEAGIIDPTKVTRTALQNAASIAGLMITTECLVADKPEEEKKMPGGMPGGMGGMGGGDMY